ACCAAGATTTTTACGTAGAGTGCATTAGCCTTTGGCATAACGCTTGAGCAAAAGTTGCTACCCAGATCCCCGACTTCTTCAAGAAGTCGGGGATCTAAATCCAGCTTAAGTTAATTGATATTCCACCCTACGTATATTTCAAAAATCAAATATGAGTTCTATATAAAATATAAGAATTAAGTAAGTAAACAAAAATAAATTATGCGATTACTACACACAATGCTGCGGGTGGGCAACCTTGAAGAGTCCTTAAAGTTCTACTGTGAACTTCTGGGAATGAAATTACTGCGCCGGAAAGATTATCCAGGGGGAGAATTTACCCTAGCTTTTGTGGGCTACGGTGATGAAAGCGACAACGCAGTGATCGAACTAACCTACAATTGGGGGGTGGAAAAGTACGAATTGGGTAATGCTTATGGTCACATTGCCCTTGGCGTTGATGATATTTACGCTACCTGTGAGCAAATCCGCAATCAAGGCGGTAAAGTTGTGCGCGAACCAGGGCCGATGAAACATGGTTCGACAGTAATTGCTTTTGTGGAAGATCCAGATGGGTATAAAATTGAACTGATCCAATTAGGATCTCAAGGGTCAGCAGCTAAACAGGAATCACTTGAGCAACTTGTGAGTCAGTAATTCTTACAAGGGATTTCCAAAAAAATAAATTATCACTAGGGTGGAATTTCACTTATCTTAAGCTGGATCTAGCTCCCCGACTTCTTGAAGAAATCGGGGATCTGAGCAGCAAGTTTTGTTTAAGAGCGAGACACGCGAGACTTTTCTCTTTTTGTCTCACCTTTTTAGGCGGGTTAGGGAATCTGATCTGCGTAAATCCTATTAGTATCACCAACATTAACAACGATACCGAATAGCCCGTCGTAGACATCGCTCCAATAGTACCATTTGGCAAAGTCCGCTCAGAACAGTGTTTTCGTTTTAAATTAGGAAATAGATAGTAGATTAAACTATCACCAATTACCAAT
This Nostoc sp. KVJ3 DNA region includes the following protein-coding sequences:
- the gloA gene encoding lactoylglutathione lyase; amino-acid sequence: MRLLHTMLRVGNLEESLKFYCELLGMKLLRRKDYPGGEFTLAFVGYGDESDNAVIELTYNWGVEKYELGNAYGHIALGVDDIYATCEQIRNQGGKVVREPGPMKHGSTVIAFVEDPDGYKIELIQLGSQGSAAKQESLEQLVSQ